A part of Rhodamnia argentea isolate NSW1041297 chromosome 8, ASM2092103v1, whole genome shotgun sequence genomic DNA contains:
- the LOC115754114 gene encoding phosphoglucomutase isoform X4, which produces MGWHHFHAIGQRIKISENFCKPRTCTLQRSVLDSQYPAAPSAAVPTLEKADFLKLQNGSDIRGVAVAGVEGEPVNLTEPVTEAIAAAFAAWLKDKKKEEASRHLSISIGHDSRISAQTLQDAVSRGISSVGVDVIQYGLASTPAMFNSTLTEDDVFLCPVDGSIMITASHLPYNRNGFKFFTSAGGLGKADIKDILELAADIFKNSSVEAYARNKASASVKRVDYMTVYTSNLVKAVRRAAGNIEKPLEGFHIVVDAGNGAGGFFAAKVLEPLGAITSGSQFLEPDGLFPNHIPNPEDKVAMKAITQAVLDNEADLGIIFDTDVDRSAAVDSAGREFNRNRLIALMSAIVLEEHPGTTIVTDSVTSDGLSTFIEKKLGGKHRRFKRGYKNVIDEAIRLNSTGEESHLAIETSGHGALKENHWLDDGAYLMVKVLNKLASARASGAGGGSRVLTDLVEGLEEAAVAVELRLKINQSHSDLKGGSFRDYGEAVLKHLENSIDLDPKLRKAPVNYEGVRVSGFGGWFLLRLSLHDPVLPLNIEAPTHNDAVKLGLAVVAVVKEFAALDTSALDKFVQVS; this is translated from the exons ATGGGATGGCACCACTTCCATGCAATTGGTCAACGTATCAAAATATCAGAGAACTTCTGTAAACCGAGGACTTGTACTCTGCAACGGTCTGTTCTAGACTCTCAATATCCAG CTGCTCCATCTGCTGCAGTACCAACTTTAGAGAAAGCTGATTTTTTGAAGCTTCAAAATGGCAG tgATATTCGAGGCGTGGCTGTTGCTGGTGTGGAAGGAGAGCCTGTTAATCTGACTGAACCAGTCACCGAGGCAATTGCAGCTGCTTTTGCTGCATGGCTGAAGGataagaagaaagaggaggcaTCAAGACATTTGAGTATTTCCATTGGCCATGATTCACGAATCTCTGCACAGACTTTGCAG GATGCAGTTTCTCGAGGAATTTCCAGTGTGGGAGTGGATGTCATTCAGTATGG GCTAGCATCTACACCAGCAATGTTTAACAGCACGCTCACTGAAGATGATGTGTTTCTATGTCCAGTTGATGGATCCATCATGATTACAG CTAGTCATCTTCCTTACAATCGCAACGGGTTCAAATTCTTTACAAGTGCTGGAGGGCTTGGGAAAGCTGACATTAAAGACATCTTAGAGCTCGCTGCAGATATATTTAAGAACAGTAGTGTTGAAGCTTATGCAAGAAATAAAGCTTCTGCATCAGTCAAAAGAGTTGACTACATGACTGTTTATACATCTAACCTTGTTAAGGCAGTGCGCAGAGCTGCAGGAAATATAG aGAAGCCATTGGAGGGGTTTCATATTGTGGTTGATGCTGGAAATGGTGCAGGAGGTTTCTTTGCT GCAAAGGTGCTTGAACCTCTTGGGGCAATTACTTCTGGTAGTCAGTTTTTGGAGCCAGATG GTTTGTTTCCGAACCATATTCCAAATCCAGAGGATAAGGTAGCCATGAAAGCTATTACTCAGGCTGTCCTGGATAACGAGGCTGATTTGGGGATAATTTTTGACACAGACGTAGACAG ATCTGCTGCCGTGGATTCCGCTGGTCGGGAGTTCAACCGGAATCGTCTGATTGCATTAATGTCTGCCATTGTTCTTGAAGAA CATCCGGGAACTACAATAGTGACAGACAGTGTTACTTCTGATGGATTGTCAACTTTCATCGAGAAGAAACTTG GGGGAAAGCACCGTAGGTTCAAAAGAGGCTACAAAAATGTCATTGATGAAGCTATACGCCTG AACTCTACTGGTGAGGAGTCTCATCTGGCTATCGAGACCAGTGGTCATGGAGCTCTCAAGGAGAATCATTGGCTCGATGATGGGGCGTACCTCATG GTCAAAGTTCTCAACAAACTTGCTTCAGCTCGAGCTTCAGGAGCAGGTGGCGGCAGCAGAGTCTTGACAGATCTGGTAGAGGGTCTAGAAGAAGCAGCCGTTGCTGTAGAATTGAGGTTGAAGATCAACCAGAGTCATTCAGACTTAAAGGGAGG ATCTTTCCGAGACTATGGAGAGGCAGTGTTGAAGCACTTGGAGAACTCTATTGATTTAGACCCAAAGCTTCGGAAAGCTCCAGTAAATTATGAAGGGGTA CGGGTGTCTGGGTTCGGAGGATGGTTCCTTCTTAGGCTCTCGCTCCATGATCCTGTTCTTCCTCTTAACATTGAG GCACCAACTCACAATGATGCCGTAAAACTGGGACTCGCTGTGGTTGCGGTTGTTAAGGAGTTTGCGGCTTTGGATACATCCGCATTAGACAAGTTTGTTCAAGTATCATGA
- the LOC115754114 gene encoding phosphoglucomutase isoform X3 produces MAAASGMIMQNIFIAKQYQKNSHFVNQYRMGCSSPYMSSMLPFQGGKFAWDGTTSMQLVNVSKYQRTSVNRGLVLCNAVPTLEKADFLKLQNGSDIRGVAVAGVEGEPVNLTEPVTEAIAAAFAAWLKDKKKEEASRHLSISIGHDSRISAQTLQDAVSRGISSVGVDVIQYGLASTPAMFNSTLTEDDVFLCPVDGSIMITASHLPYNRNGFKFFTSAGGLGKADIKDILELAADIFKNSSVEAYARNKASASVKRVDYMTVYTSNLVKAVRRAAGNIEKPLEGFHIVVDAGNGAGGFFAAKVLEPLGAITSGSQFLEPDGLFPNHIPNPEDKVAMKAITQAVLDNEADLGIIFDTDVDRSAAVDSAGREFNRNRLIALMSAIVLEEHPGTTIVTDSVTSDGLSTFIEKKLGGKHRRFKRGYKNVIDEAIRLNSTGEESHLAIETSGHGALKENHWLDDGAYLMVKVLNKLASARASGAGGGSRVLTDLVEGLEEAAVAVELRLKINQSHSDLKGGSFRDYGEAVLKHLENSIDLDPKLRKAPVNYEGVRVSGFGGWFLLRLSLHDPVLPLNIEAPTHNDAVKLGLAVVAVVKEFAALDTSALDKFVQVS; encoded by the exons ATGGCAG CAGCATCAGGGATGATTATGCAAAATATATTTATAGCAAAGCAATACCAAAAGAATAGCCATTTTGTGAATCAATACCGAATGGGCTGTTCTTCACCTTATATGAGCAGCATGCTTCCCTTTCAAGGAGGGAAGTTTGCATGGGATGGCACCACTTCCATGCAATTGGTCAACGTATCAAAATATCAGAGAACTTCTGTAAACCGAGGACTTGTACTCTGCAACG CAGTACCAACTTTAGAGAAAGCTGATTTTTTGAAGCTTCAAAATGGCAG tgATATTCGAGGCGTGGCTGTTGCTGGTGTGGAAGGAGAGCCTGTTAATCTGACTGAACCAGTCACCGAGGCAATTGCAGCTGCTTTTGCTGCATGGCTGAAGGataagaagaaagaggaggcaTCAAGACATTTGAGTATTTCCATTGGCCATGATTCACGAATCTCTGCACAGACTTTGCAG GATGCAGTTTCTCGAGGAATTTCCAGTGTGGGAGTGGATGTCATTCAGTATGG GCTAGCATCTACACCAGCAATGTTTAACAGCACGCTCACTGAAGATGATGTGTTTCTATGTCCAGTTGATGGATCCATCATGATTACAG CTAGTCATCTTCCTTACAATCGCAACGGGTTCAAATTCTTTACAAGTGCTGGAGGGCTTGGGAAAGCTGACATTAAAGACATCTTAGAGCTCGCTGCAGATATATTTAAGAACAGTAGTGTTGAAGCTTATGCAAGAAATAAAGCTTCTGCATCAGTCAAAAGAGTTGACTACATGACTGTTTATACATCTAACCTTGTTAAGGCAGTGCGCAGAGCTGCAGGAAATATAG aGAAGCCATTGGAGGGGTTTCATATTGTGGTTGATGCTGGAAATGGTGCAGGAGGTTTCTTTGCT GCAAAGGTGCTTGAACCTCTTGGGGCAATTACTTCTGGTAGTCAGTTTTTGGAGCCAGATG GTTTGTTTCCGAACCATATTCCAAATCCAGAGGATAAGGTAGCCATGAAAGCTATTACTCAGGCTGTCCTGGATAACGAGGCTGATTTGGGGATAATTTTTGACACAGACGTAGACAG ATCTGCTGCCGTGGATTCCGCTGGTCGGGAGTTCAACCGGAATCGTCTGATTGCATTAATGTCTGCCATTGTTCTTGAAGAA CATCCGGGAACTACAATAGTGACAGACAGTGTTACTTCTGATGGATTGTCAACTTTCATCGAGAAGAAACTTG GGGGAAAGCACCGTAGGTTCAAAAGAGGCTACAAAAATGTCATTGATGAAGCTATACGCCTG AACTCTACTGGTGAGGAGTCTCATCTGGCTATCGAGACCAGTGGTCATGGAGCTCTCAAGGAGAATCATTGGCTCGATGATGGGGCGTACCTCATG GTCAAAGTTCTCAACAAACTTGCTTCAGCTCGAGCTTCAGGAGCAGGTGGCGGCAGCAGAGTCTTGACAGATCTGGTAGAGGGTCTAGAAGAAGCAGCCGTTGCTGTAGAATTGAGGTTGAAGATCAACCAGAGTCATTCAGACTTAAAGGGAGG ATCTTTCCGAGACTATGGAGAGGCAGTGTTGAAGCACTTGGAGAACTCTATTGATTTAGACCCAAAGCTTCGGAAAGCTCCAGTAAATTATGAAGGGGTA CGGGTGTCTGGGTTCGGAGGATGGTTCCTTCTTAGGCTCTCGCTCCATGATCCTGTTCTTCCTCTTAACATTGAG GCACCAACTCACAATGATGCCGTAAAACTGGGACTCGCTGTGGTTGCGGTTGTTAAGGAGTTTGCGGCTTTGGATACATCCGCATTAGACAAGTTTGTTCAAGTATCATGA
- the LOC115754114 gene encoding phosphoglucomutase isoform X1: MAAASGMIMQNIFIAKQYQKNSHFVNQYRMGCSSPYMSSMLPFQGGKFAWDGTTSMQLVNVSKYQRTSVNRGLVLCNAAPSAAVPTLEKADFLKLQNGSDIRGVAVAGVEGEPVNLTEPVTEAIAAAFAAWLKDKKKEEASRHLSISIGHDSRISAQTLQDAVSRGISSVGVDVIQYGLASTPAMFNSTLTEDDVFLCPVDGSIMITASHLPYNRNGFKFFTSAGGLGKADIKDILELAADIFKNSSVEAYARNKASASVKRVDYMTVYTSNLVKAVRRAAGNIEKPLEGFHIVVDAGNGAGGFFAAKVLEPLGAITSGSQFLEPDGLFPNHIPNPEDKVAMKAITQAVLDNEADLGIIFDTDVDRSAAVDSAGREFNRNRLIALMSAIVLEEHPGTTIVTDSVTSDGLSTFIEKKLGGKHRRFKRGYKNVIDEAIRLNSTGEESHLAIETSGHGALKENHWLDDGAYLMVKVLNKLASARASGAGGGSRVLTDLVEGLEEAAVAVELRLKINQSHSDLKGGSFRDYGEAVLKHLENSIDLDPKLRKAPVNYEGVRVSGFGGWFLLRLSLHDPVLPLNIEAPTHNDAVKLGLAVVAVVKEFAALDTSALDKFVQVS, from the exons ATGGCAG CAGCATCAGGGATGATTATGCAAAATATATTTATAGCAAAGCAATACCAAAAGAATAGCCATTTTGTGAATCAATACCGAATGGGCTGTTCTTCACCTTATATGAGCAGCATGCTTCCCTTTCAAGGAGGGAAGTTTGCATGGGATGGCACCACTTCCATGCAATTGGTCAACGTATCAAAATATCAGAGAACTTCTGTAAACCGAGGACTTGTACTCTGCAACG CTGCTCCATCTGCTGCAGTACCAACTTTAGAGAAAGCTGATTTTTTGAAGCTTCAAAATGGCAG tgATATTCGAGGCGTGGCTGTTGCTGGTGTGGAAGGAGAGCCTGTTAATCTGACTGAACCAGTCACCGAGGCAATTGCAGCTGCTTTTGCTGCATGGCTGAAGGataagaagaaagaggaggcaTCAAGACATTTGAGTATTTCCATTGGCCATGATTCACGAATCTCTGCACAGACTTTGCAG GATGCAGTTTCTCGAGGAATTTCCAGTGTGGGAGTGGATGTCATTCAGTATGG GCTAGCATCTACACCAGCAATGTTTAACAGCACGCTCACTGAAGATGATGTGTTTCTATGTCCAGTTGATGGATCCATCATGATTACAG CTAGTCATCTTCCTTACAATCGCAACGGGTTCAAATTCTTTACAAGTGCTGGAGGGCTTGGGAAAGCTGACATTAAAGACATCTTAGAGCTCGCTGCAGATATATTTAAGAACAGTAGTGTTGAAGCTTATGCAAGAAATAAAGCTTCTGCATCAGTCAAAAGAGTTGACTACATGACTGTTTATACATCTAACCTTGTTAAGGCAGTGCGCAGAGCTGCAGGAAATATAG aGAAGCCATTGGAGGGGTTTCATATTGTGGTTGATGCTGGAAATGGTGCAGGAGGTTTCTTTGCT GCAAAGGTGCTTGAACCTCTTGGGGCAATTACTTCTGGTAGTCAGTTTTTGGAGCCAGATG GTTTGTTTCCGAACCATATTCCAAATCCAGAGGATAAGGTAGCCATGAAAGCTATTACTCAGGCTGTCCTGGATAACGAGGCTGATTTGGGGATAATTTTTGACACAGACGTAGACAG ATCTGCTGCCGTGGATTCCGCTGGTCGGGAGTTCAACCGGAATCGTCTGATTGCATTAATGTCTGCCATTGTTCTTGAAGAA CATCCGGGAACTACAATAGTGACAGACAGTGTTACTTCTGATGGATTGTCAACTTTCATCGAGAAGAAACTTG GGGGAAAGCACCGTAGGTTCAAAAGAGGCTACAAAAATGTCATTGATGAAGCTATACGCCTG AACTCTACTGGTGAGGAGTCTCATCTGGCTATCGAGACCAGTGGTCATGGAGCTCTCAAGGAGAATCATTGGCTCGATGATGGGGCGTACCTCATG GTCAAAGTTCTCAACAAACTTGCTTCAGCTCGAGCTTCAGGAGCAGGTGGCGGCAGCAGAGTCTTGACAGATCTGGTAGAGGGTCTAGAAGAAGCAGCCGTTGCTGTAGAATTGAGGTTGAAGATCAACCAGAGTCATTCAGACTTAAAGGGAGG ATCTTTCCGAGACTATGGAGAGGCAGTGTTGAAGCACTTGGAGAACTCTATTGATTTAGACCCAAAGCTTCGGAAAGCTCCAGTAAATTATGAAGGGG TCCGGGTGTCTGGGTTCGGAGGATGGTTCCTTCTTAGGCTCTCGCTCCATGATCCTGTTCTTCCTCTTAACATTGAG GCACCAACTCACAATGATGCCGTAAAACTGGGACTCGCTGTGGTTGCGGTTGTTAAGGAGTTTGCGGCTTTGGATACATCCGCATTAGACAAGTTTGTTCAAGTATCATGA
- the LOC115754114 gene encoding phosphoglucomutase isoform X2 translates to MAASGMIMQNIFIAKQYQKNSHFVNQYRMGCSSPYMSSMLPFQGGKFAWDGTTSMQLVNVSKYQRTSVNRGLVLCNAAPSAAVPTLEKADFLKLQNGSDIRGVAVAGVEGEPVNLTEPVTEAIAAAFAAWLKDKKKEEASRHLSISIGHDSRISAQTLQDAVSRGISSVGVDVIQYGLASTPAMFNSTLTEDDVFLCPVDGSIMITASHLPYNRNGFKFFTSAGGLGKADIKDILELAADIFKNSSVEAYARNKASASVKRVDYMTVYTSNLVKAVRRAAGNIEKPLEGFHIVVDAGNGAGGFFAAKVLEPLGAITSGSQFLEPDGLFPNHIPNPEDKVAMKAITQAVLDNEADLGIIFDTDVDRSAAVDSAGREFNRNRLIALMSAIVLEEHPGTTIVTDSVTSDGLSTFIEKKLGGKHRRFKRGYKNVIDEAIRLNSTGEESHLAIETSGHGALKENHWLDDGAYLMVKVLNKLASARASGAGGGSRVLTDLVEGLEEAAVAVELRLKINQSHSDLKGGSFRDYGEAVLKHLENSIDLDPKLRKAPVNYEGVRVSGFGGWFLLRLSLHDPVLPLNIEAPTHNDAVKLGLAVVAVVKEFAALDTSALDKFVQVS, encoded by the exons ATGGCAG CATCAGGGATGATTATGCAAAATATATTTATAGCAAAGCAATACCAAAAGAATAGCCATTTTGTGAATCAATACCGAATGGGCTGTTCTTCACCTTATATGAGCAGCATGCTTCCCTTTCAAGGAGGGAAGTTTGCATGGGATGGCACCACTTCCATGCAATTGGTCAACGTATCAAAATATCAGAGAACTTCTGTAAACCGAGGACTTGTACTCTGCAACG CTGCTCCATCTGCTGCAGTACCAACTTTAGAGAAAGCTGATTTTTTGAAGCTTCAAAATGGCAG tgATATTCGAGGCGTGGCTGTTGCTGGTGTGGAAGGAGAGCCTGTTAATCTGACTGAACCAGTCACCGAGGCAATTGCAGCTGCTTTTGCTGCATGGCTGAAGGataagaagaaagaggaggcaTCAAGACATTTGAGTATTTCCATTGGCCATGATTCACGAATCTCTGCACAGACTTTGCAG GATGCAGTTTCTCGAGGAATTTCCAGTGTGGGAGTGGATGTCATTCAGTATGG GCTAGCATCTACACCAGCAATGTTTAACAGCACGCTCACTGAAGATGATGTGTTTCTATGTCCAGTTGATGGATCCATCATGATTACAG CTAGTCATCTTCCTTACAATCGCAACGGGTTCAAATTCTTTACAAGTGCTGGAGGGCTTGGGAAAGCTGACATTAAAGACATCTTAGAGCTCGCTGCAGATATATTTAAGAACAGTAGTGTTGAAGCTTATGCAAGAAATAAAGCTTCTGCATCAGTCAAAAGAGTTGACTACATGACTGTTTATACATCTAACCTTGTTAAGGCAGTGCGCAGAGCTGCAGGAAATATAG aGAAGCCATTGGAGGGGTTTCATATTGTGGTTGATGCTGGAAATGGTGCAGGAGGTTTCTTTGCT GCAAAGGTGCTTGAACCTCTTGGGGCAATTACTTCTGGTAGTCAGTTTTTGGAGCCAGATG GTTTGTTTCCGAACCATATTCCAAATCCAGAGGATAAGGTAGCCATGAAAGCTATTACTCAGGCTGTCCTGGATAACGAGGCTGATTTGGGGATAATTTTTGACACAGACGTAGACAG ATCTGCTGCCGTGGATTCCGCTGGTCGGGAGTTCAACCGGAATCGTCTGATTGCATTAATGTCTGCCATTGTTCTTGAAGAA CATCCGGGAACTACAATAGTGACAGACAGTGTTACTTCTGATGGATTGTCAACTTTCATCGAGAAGAAACTTG GGGGAAAGCACCGTAGGTTCAAAAGAGGCTACAAAAATGTCATTGATGAAGCTATACGCCTG AACTCTACTGGTGAGGAGTCTCATCTGGCTATCGAGACCAGTGGTCATGGAGCTCTCAAGGAGAATCATTGGCTCGATGATGGGGCGTACCTCATG GTCAAAGTTCTCAACAAACTTGCTTCAGCTCGAGCTTCAGGAGCAGGTGGCGGCAGCAGAGTCTTGACAGATCTGGTAGAGGGTCTAGAAGAAGCAGCCGTTGCTGTAGAATTGAGGTTGAAGATCAACCAGAGTCATTCAGACTTAAAGGGAGG ATCTTTCCGAGACTATGGAGAGGCAGTGTTGAAGCACTTGGAGAACTCTATTGATTTAGACCCAAAGCTTCGGAAAGCTCCAGTAAATTATGAAGGGGTA CGGGTGTCTGGGTTCGGAGGATGGTTCCTTCTTAGGCTCTCGCTCCATGATCCTGTTCTTCCTCTTAACATTGAG GCACCAACTCACAATGATGCCGTAAAACTGGGACTCGCTGTGGTTGCGGTTGTTAAGGAGTTTGCGGCTTTGGATACATCCGCATTAGACAAGTTTGTTCAAGTATCATGA
- the LOC115754114 gene encoding phosphoglucomutase isoform X5, which translates to MAAAPSAAVPTLEKADFLKLQNGSDIRGVAVAGVEGEPVNLTEPVTEAIAAAFAAWLKDKKKEEASRHLSISIGHDSRISAQTLQDAVSRGISSVGVDVIQYGLASTPAMFNSTLTEDDVFLCPVDGSIMITASHLPYNRNGFKFFTSAGGLGKADIKDILELAADIFKNSSVEAYARNKASASVKRVDYMTVYTSNLVKAVRRAAGNIEKPLEGFHIVVDAGNGAGGFFAAKVLEPLGAITSGSQFLEPDGLFPNHIPNPEDKVAMKAITQAVLDNEADLGIIFDTDVDRSAAVDSAGREFNRNRLIALMSAIVLEEHPGTTIVTDSVTSDGLSTFIEKKLGGKHRRFKRGYKNVIDEAIRLNSTGEESHLAIETSGHGALKENHWLDDGAYLMVKVLNKLASARASGAGGGSRVLTDLVEGLEEAAVAVELRLKINQSHSDLKGGSFRDYGEAVLKHLENSIDLDPKLRKAPVNYEGVRVSGFGGWFLLRLSLHDPVLPLNIEAPTHNDAVKLGLAVVAVVKEFAALDTSALDKFVQVS; encoded by the exons ATGGCAG CTGCTCCATCTGCTGCAGTACCAACTTTAGAGAAAGCTGATTTTTTGAAGCTTCAAAATGGCAG tgATATTCGAGGCGTGGCTGTTGCTGGTGTGGAAGGAGAGCCTGTTAATCTGACTGAACCAGTCACCGAGGCAATTGCAGCTGCTTTTGCTGCATGGCTGAAGGataagaagaaagaggaggcaTCAAGACATTTGAGTATTTCCATTGGCCATGATTCACGAATCTCTGCACAGACTTTGCAG GATGCAGTTTCTCGAGGAATTTCCAGTGTGGGAGTGGATGTCATTCAGTATGG GCTAGCATCTACACCAGCAATGTTTAACAGCACGCTCACTGAAGATGATGTGTTTCTATGTCCAGTTGATGGATCCATCATGATTACAG CTAGTCATCTTCCTTACAATCGCAACGGGTTCAAATTCTTTACAAGTGCTGGAGGGCTTGGGAAAGCTGACATTAAAGACATCTTAGAGCTCGCTGCAGATATATTTAAGAACAGTAGTGTTGAAGCTTATGCAAGAAATAAAGCTTCTGCATCAGTCAAAAGAGTTGACTACATGACTGTTTATACATCTAACCTTGTTAAGGCAGTGCGCAGAGCTGCAGGAAATATAG aGAAGCCATTGGAGGGGTTTCATATTGTGGTTGATGCTGGAAATGGTGCAGGAGGTTTCTTTGCT GCAAAGGTGCTTGAACCTCTTGGGGCAATTACTTCTGGTAGTCAGTTTTTGGAGCCAGATG GTTTGTTTCCGAACCATATTCCAAATCCAGAGGATAAGGTAGCCATGAAAGCTATTACTCAGGCTGTCCTGGATAACGAGGCTGATTTGGGGATAATTTTTGACACAGACGTAGACAG ATCTGCTGCCGTGGATTCCGCTGGTCGGGAGTTCAACCGGAATCGTCTGATTGCATTAATGTCTGCCATTGTTCTTGAAGAA CATCCGGGAACTACAATAGTGACAGACAGTGTTACTTCTGATGGATTGTCAACTTTCATCGAGAAGAAACTTG GGGGAAAGCACCGTAGGTTCAAAAGAGGCTACAAAAATGTCATTGATGAAGCTATACGCCTG AACTCTACTGGTGAGGAGTCTCATCTGGCTATCGAGACCAGTGGTCATGGAGCTCTCAAGGAGAATCATTGGCTCGATGATGGGGCGTACCTCATG GTCAAAGTTCTCAACAAACTTGCTTCAGCTCGAGCTTCAGGAGCAGGTGGCGGCAGCAGAGTCTTGACAGATCTGGTAGAGGGTCTAGAAGAAGCAGCCGTTGCTGTAGAATTGAGGTTGAAGATCAACCAGAGTCATTCAGACTTAAAGGGAGG ATCTTTCCGAGACTATGGAGAGGCAGTGTTGAAGCACTTGGAGAACTCTATTGATTTAGACCCAAAGCTTCGGAAAGCTCCAGTAAATTATGAAGGGGTA CGGGTGTCTGGGTTCGGAGGATGGTTCCTTCTTAGGCTCTCGCTCCATGATCCTGTTCTTCCTCTTAACATTGAG GCACCAACTCACAATGATGCCGTAAAACTGGGACTCGCTGTGGTTGCGGTTGTTAAGGAGTTTGCGGCTTTGGATACATCCGCATTAGACAAGTTTGTTCAAGTATCATGA
- the LOC115754114 gene encoding phosphoglucomutase isoform X6 encodes MAAVPTLEKADFLKLQNGSDIRGVAVAGVEGEPVNLTEPVTEAIAAAFAAWLKDKKKEEASRHLSISIGHDSRISAQTLQDAVSRGISSVGVDVIQYGLASTPAMFNSTLTEDDVFLCPVDGSIMITASHLPYNRNGFKFFTSAGGLGKADIKDILELAADIFKNSSVEAYARNKASASVKRVDYMTVYTSNLVKAVRRAAGNIEKPLEGFHIVVDAGNGAGGFFAAKVLEPLGAITSGSQFLEPDGLFPNHIPNPEDKVAMKAITQAVLDNEADLGIIFDTDVDRSAAVDSAGREFNRNRLIALMSAIVLEEHPGTTIVTDSVTSDGLSTFIEKKLGGKHRRFKRGYKNVIDEAIRLNSTGEESHLAIETSGHGALKENHWLDDGAYLMVKVLNKLASARASGAGGGSRVLTDLVEGLEEAAVAVELRLKINQSHSDLKGGSFRDYGEAVLKHLENSIDLDPKLRKAPVNYEGVRVSGFGGWFLLRLSLHDPVLPLNIEAPTHNDAVKLGLAVVAVVKEFAALDTSALDKFVQVS; translated from the exons ATGGCAG CAGTACCAACTTTAGAGAAAGCTGATTTTTTGAAGCTTCAAAATGGCAG tgATATTCGAGGCGTGGCTGTTGCTGGTGTGGAAGGAGAGCCTGTTAATCTGACTGAACCAGTCACCGAGGCAATTGCAGCTGCTTTTGCTGCATGGCTGAAGGataagaagaaagaggaggcaTCAAGACATTTGAGTATTTCCATTGGCCATGATTCACGAATCTCTGCACAGACTTTGCAG GATGCAGTTTCTCGAGGAATTTCCAGTGTGGGAGTGGATGTCATTCAGTATGG GCTAGCATCTACACCAGCAATGTTTAACAGCACGCTCACTGAAGATGATGTGTTTCTATGTCCAGTTGATGGATCCATCATGATTACAG CTAGTCATCTTCCTTACAATCGCAACGGGTTCAAATTCTTTACAAGTGCTGGAGGGCTTGGGAAAGCTGACATTAAAGACATCTTAGAGCTCGCTGCAGATATATTTAAGAACAGTAGTGTTGAAGCTTATGCAAGAAATAAAGCTTCTGCATCAGTCAAAAGAGTTGACTACATGACTGTTTATACATCTAACCTTGTTAAGGCAGTGCGCAGAGCTGCAGGAAATATAG aGAAGCCATTGGAGGGGTTTCATATTGTGGTTGATGCTGGAAATGGTGCAGGAGGTTTCTTTGCT GCAAAGGTGCTTGAACCTCTTGGGGCAATTACTTCTGGTAGTCAGTTTTTGGAGCCAGATG GTTTGTTTCCGAACCATATTCCAAATCCAGAGGATAAGGTAGCCATGAAAGCTATTACTCAGGCTGTCCTGGATAACGAGGCTGATTTGGGGATAATTTTTGACACAGACGTAGACAG ATCTGCTGCCGTGGATTCCGCTGGTCGGGAGTTCAACCGGAATCGTCTGATTGCATTAATGTCTGCCATTGTTCTTGAAGAA CATCCGGGAACTACAATAGTGACAGACAGTGTTACTTCTGATGGATTGTCAACTTTCATCGAGAAGAAACTTG GGGGAAAGCACCGTAGGTTCAAAAGAGGCTACAAAAATGTCATTGATGAAGCTATACGCCTG AACTCTACTGGTGAGGAGTCTCATCTGGCTATCGAGACCAGTGGTCATGGAGCTCTCAAGGAGAATCATTGGCTCGATGATGGGGCGTACCTCATG GTCAAAGTTCTCAACAAACTTGCTTCAGCTCGAGCTTCAGGAGCAGGTGGCGGCAGCAGAGTCTTGACAGATCTGGTAGAGGGTCTAGAAGAAGCAGCCGTTGCTGTAGAATTGAGGTTGAAGATCAACCAGAGTCATTCAGACTTAAAGGGAGG ATCTTTCCGAGACTATGGAGAGGCAGTGTTGAAGCACTTGGAGAACTCTATTGATTTAGACCCAAAGCTTCGGAAAGCTCCAGTAAATTATGAAGGGGTA CGGGTGTCTGGGTTCGGAGGATGGTTCCTTCTTAGGCTCTCGCTCCATGATCCTGTTCTTCCTCTTAACATTGAG GCACCAACTCACAATGATGCCGTAAAACTGGGACTCGCTGTGGTTGCGGTTGTTAAGGAGTTTGCGGCTTTGGATACATCCGCATTAGACAAGTTTGTTCAAGTATCATGA